A DNA window from Niabella yanshanensis contains the following coding sequences:
- a CDS encoding DNA topoisomerase IV subunit B, whose product MAKEKVSTPGSDYDEDSIKSLDWKEHIRLRPGMYIGKLGDGGSPDDGIYVLVKEVMDNCIDEYTMGHGKTIELKIEGKTVTVRDYGRGIPLGKVVDVVSKINTGAKYDSRAFQKSVGLNGVGTKAVNALSNYFKVSSIREQKEKVAEFERGILVKEHKESSTTGANGTMVTFIPDDTIFKNFKFHPEFLENLLWNYCFLNAGLKIIFNGKSYISRNGLLDLLERKTNPDEIRYPIIHLKGEDIELSITHGNEYGEELYSFVNGQHTTQGGTHQQAFREGFVKTIRDFYKKDYETSDIRTGIVAAISVRVVEPVFESQTKTKLGSQNVDINGPSMRQFVGDFLSRELDNYLHKNPAVADALKKRIEQSERERKDLAGIKKLANERAKKANLHNRKLRDCRYHLNEEPPAKNKDEIMAKQAETTIFITEGDSASGSITKARNVETQAVFSLRGKPLNCFGLTKKVVYENEEFNLLQHALNIEEGMEGLRFNNIVIATDADVDGMHIRLLIMTFFLQFFPDLVKQEKVYVLETPLFRVRDKKETIYCYSESEKKAALKKLSGKPEVTRFKGLGEISPDEFAQFIGTDMRKQLMRVEHGDHIQQLLEYYMGKNTMERQAFIINNLVVEIDKEEELEEAVVN is encoded by the coding sequence ATGGCTAAGGAAAAAGTAAGTACACCAGGTTCTGATTATGATGAGGACAGTATAAAAAGCCTTGACTGGAAGGAGCATATACGGCTGCGCCCGGGTATGTACATTGGTAAACTGGGCGATGGTGGCAGTCCCGATGACGGTATTTACGTATTGGTTAAAGAGGTAATGGATAACTGTATAGATGAATACACCATGGGGCACGGCAAAACCATTGAGCTGAAGATTGAGGGTAAAACCGTAACGGTTCGCGATTATGGGAGAGGTATTCCCCTGGGTAAGGTGGTGGATGTAGTAAGTAAAATTAATACGGGCGCCAAATACGATAGCCGTGCTTTCCAGAAATCAGTGGGTTTGAACGGGGTAGGTACCAAAGCCGTCAATGCGCTAAGTAATTATTTCAAAGTGTCTTCTATCAGGGAGCAGAAGGAAAAGGTGGCGGAATTTGAAAGAGGCATCCTGGTGAAGGAACATAAAGAAAGCAGCACTACGGGAGCTAATGGTACCATGGTGACTTTTATACCGGATGATACCATATTCAAGAATTTTAAGTTTCACCCCGAGTTCCTGGAAAACCTTTTGTGGAATTATTGTTTCCTGAATGCGGGATTGAAAATAATCTTTAATGGTAAATCATATATCAGTCGCAATGGGTTGTTGGATCTGCTGGAGCGCAAAACCAACCCCGATGAAATAAGATATCCTATTATCCACCTGAAGGGGGAGGATATTGAATTGTCGATCACACATGGTAATGAGTATGGTGAAGAGCTGTATAGCTTTGTGAACGGGCAGCATACTACACAGGGAGGTACCCACCAACAGGCGTTCAGGGAGGGTTTTGTAAAGACGATCCGTGATTTCTATAAAAAAGATTATGAAACTTCTGATATAAGAACGGGTATCGTTGCCGCCATCAGTGTGCGCGTAGTGGAGCCGGTTTTCGAGAGCCAGACCAAAACCAAGCTGGGCTCGCAAAACGTAGATATCAACGGGCCCAGTATGCGGCAATTTGTGGGTGACTTTTTATCGAGGGAACTGGATAATTACCTGCATAAGAATCCGGCCGTTGCCGATGCATTGAAAAAGCGGATTGAACAAAGCGAACGTGAACGGAAAGATCTTGCAGGTATCAAGAAACTGGCGAATGAGCGGGCTAAAAAAGCCAACCTGCATAACCGCAAGTTGCGTGATTGCCGCTATCACCTGAATGAAGAGCCCCCTGCAAAAAACAAAGACGAGATCATGGCCAAGCAAGCGGAAACCACCATTTTTATAACTGAGGGGGATAGCGCCAGCGGATCGATTACCAAGGCCCGTAACGTAGAAACACAGGCGGTGTTTAGCTTGCGCGGTAAACCGTTGAACTGTTTTGGACTGACCAAAAAAGTGGTATATGAAAATGAAGAATTCAACCTGCTGCAGCATGCGCTGAATATTGAGGAGGGGATGGAAGGATTGCGATTTAACAACATTGTAATAGCCACCGATGCCGATGTGGATGGCATGCACATCCGCTTATTGATCATGACCTTCTTTTTACAGTTTTTTCCCGACCTGGTAAAACAGGAAAAAGTGTATGTGCTGGAAACGCCTTTGTTCAGGGTACGTGATAAGAAAGAAACCATCTATTGTTACAGTGAGTCAGAAAAGAAAGCGGCGTTGAAAAAGCTTTCTGGTAAGCCGGAAGTGACACGCTTTAAAGGATTAGGTGAAATCAGTCCGGACGAATTTGCGCAGTTTATCGGAACCGACATGCGTAAACAATTAATGCGGGTAGAGCATGGAGACCATATTCAGCAACTGCTGGAGTATTATATGGGTAAGAATACAATGGAACGCCAGGCCTTTATCATCAATAACCTGGTAGTAGAGATTGATAAGGAAGAAGAGCTGGAAGAAGCCGTTGTTAATTAA
- a CDS encoding bestrophin family protein, with protein MYTTRFIQLKYLVPNTVYTIFIPMVSSLLVYILYVVLGYHNIAIPLLPVTLIGTAVSFYVGFKNNSSYDRMWEARRIWGGITNSSRMWGTMVLQLTNDKETSKKLIRRHIAWCNMLRLQLRRNKVWSETYYQRYTSPLQRNDEDSFEQKADRILTKYLTPEDYAQVKKKGNIASYLLNMQNADLKALKENDVIDAMEYMTMCNIIQELYNNQGGCERIKNYPFPRQYAVFSRLFVDVFMFILPFGLISQIIELTPTVPWLIFPVCLVVAWIFNSMEQVGDFSENPFENAVTDVPMSAMCRSIAVDLQEMMDEQDVQERLKPINGILM; from the coding sequence ATGTACACTACCCGATTTATCCAATTAAAATACCTGGTACCTAATACCGTTTACACCATTTTCATCCCGATGGTATCCAGCTTGCTCGTATATATACTATATGTAGTGCTGGGCTATCATAATATAGCCATCCCCCTGCTGCCGGTTACATTAATAGGTACAGCCGTTTCTTTTTATGTGGGCTTCAAAAACAACTCGTCTTACGACCGTATGTGGGAGGCACGCCGCATCTGGGGTGGTATCACCAACTCCAGCAGGATGTGGGGCACCATGGTGTTACAATTAACAAACGACAAGGAAACCAGCAAAAAACTGATCCGCCGGCATATTGCGTGGTGCAATATGTTAAGGTTACAGCTCCGGAGAAACAAAGTGTGGTCTGAAACCTATTACCAGCGCTACACCTCTCCACTGCAACGAAATGATGAAGATAGCTTTGAGCAAAAAGCTGACCGGATACTTACCAAGTACCTTACTCCTGAAGATTATGCACAGGTAAAAAAGAAAGGGAATATTGCCAGCTATTTGCTAAATATGCAAAACGCAGATTTAAAAGCCCTGAAAGAAAACGACGTTATTGATGCCATGGAGTATATGACCATGTGCAATATTATACAGGAATTGTATAATAACCAGGGGGGATGCGAACGGATTAAAAACTACCCTTTCCCCAGGCAATATGCAGTATTTAGCCGGTTATTTGTGGATGTATTTATGTTCATACTTCCCTTTGGCCTCATTTCTCAAATTATTGAACTTACACCTACTGTCCCCTGGCTGATCTTCCCTGTTTGCCTGGTGGTTGCCTGGATCTTTAACTCGATGGAGCAGGTAGGTGATTTTAGTGAGAACCCTTTTGAAAATGCGGTAACAGATGTTCCCATGTCTGCCATGTGCCGAAGCATAGCGGTTGATCTGCAGGAAATGATGGATGAACAGGATGTACAGGAGCGGTTAAAACCCATTAACGGTATCCTGATGTGA
- a CDS encoding DUF4260 domain-containing protein, translated as MKWLLKTEELVMLLLSIFLLWNSDAAWYWYLLVLLGPDISMVGYLVNDKVGAALYNLFHHKGLAILIFLAGMYLSIDLLLRAGVVLFGHAALDRMVGYGLKYNKGFAFTHLGVIGKHKGQNEVA; from the coding sequence ATGAAATGGCTATTAAAAACAGAAGAGCTGGTAATGTTGCTGTTGAGTATTTTCTTATTGTGGAATAGTGATGCGGCCTGGTATTGGTATTTGCTGGTTTTGTTGGGACCGGATATCAGTATGGTAGGATACCTGGTCAATGACAAAGTCGGAGCTGCTCTATATAATCTTTTTCATCATAAAGGATTGGCAATATTGATCTTTCTCGCAGGAATGTATCTGAGTATTGATCTGCTTTTGAGGGCAGGTGTTGTATTATTCGGACATGCTGCGCTGGATAGAATGGTGGGTTACGGTTTAAAGTATAATAAGGGATTTGCGTTTACGCATTTGGGGGTGATAGGTAAGCATAAGGGTCAGAATGAGGTAGCTTGA
- the tnpA gene encoding IS200/IS605 family transposase, translating to MANTYTKLYIQIVFAVKGRASVIREEFRDELQKYMTGIIQNKKQKLYAIYCMPDHVHIFVSMGPELAISDLVRDVKANATSFINDKGWVEGYFEWQRGFGAFSYSESQVKAVVNYVLNQREHHEEKTFREEYIELLNQFEVDFDNKYLFEFLE from the coding sequence ATGGCAAATACCTACACCAAATTGTATATACAAATCGTGTTTGCGGTTAAGGGTAGAGCATCAGTAATTCGGGAGGAGTTTAGAGACGAGTTGCAAAAATATATGACAGGTATCATTCAGAATAAGAAGCAGAAATTATATGCCATTTATTGTATGCCTGATCATGTTCATATTTTTGTTAGTATGGGGCCGGAGTTGGCTATATCGGATCTGGTGAGAGATGTGAAAGCAAATGCCACGTCGTTTATCAACGATAAAGGGTGGGTTGAAGGATATTTCGAGTGGCAGCGTGGCTTTGGCGCATTTTCTTACAGCGAATCACAGGTAAAGGCTGTAGTGAATTACGTTTTGAATCAACGGGAACATCATGAAGAGAAAACATTCAGGGAAGAGTATATTGAGTTGCTGAATCAGTTCGAAGTCGATTTTGATAATAAATATTTATTTGAGTTTTTAGAATAA
- a CDS encoding DUF6364 family protein — MDAKVTLSFNAAVIKRAKDYAEAQGLSLSRLTEILLKKVIATGQHEHIEHIPIEEWVSMVAEGPAEYKTSSLSNKEKAKYFEDKK; from the coding sequence ATGGATGCCAAGGTTACTTTAAGTTTTAATGCTGCTGTAATAAAAAGAGCAAAAGATTATGCGGAGGCTCAGGGATTGAGTTTATCGCGCCTTACAGAAATACTTTTGAAAAAAGTAATTGCAACGGGGCAGCACGAGCATATTGAGCATATTCCAATTGAAGAATGGGTAAGCATGGTGGCCGAAGGCCCGGCCGAATATAAAACCTCTTCTCTTTCGAACAAGGAAAAAGCAAAATATTTCGAAGACAAAAAATAA
- a CDS encoding DUF1835 domain-containing protein: protein MIHIVFNEVEMELMRKVQELDESLAGDVIQIKDDYAVGPVDQIYETEGYQQRRDWWKQLLENSPYKEQSDLVDDKLTVHNLIKALQENEEERAWIWMGQNQHDVCGYYWLMPQLREFQGRVMVLYMNNLPFINEKGQIFYPSWLSEIQPSEFLKAKKLARPITLSEYEVDPDEWNKLTQENALVRILEGGKKIVSREDGFYDAEILKNITGEWQKVSRVLQNTLNRMKIKTGDVFLMWRIRMLIEAGRIVTEGDINKDWKSFDVKLPGPGRQMELLPELNENGQ from the coding sequence ATGATACATATTGTATTCAATGAGGTAGAGATGGAGCTGATGCGCAAAGTGCAGGAGCTCGACGAGTCACTTGCAGGTGATGTAATCCAGATAAAGGATGACTATGCAGTGGGGCCTGTTGACCAGATCTATGAGACAGAAGGGTATCAGCAGCGGCGGGATTGGTGGAAACAATTGCTTGAAAATTCACCGTACAAAGAGCAGTCTGACCTGGTAGATGATAAGCTCACTGTACATAACCTGATTAAGGCTTTGCAGGAGAACGAAGAGGAGCGGGCTTGGATCTGGATGGGGCAAAATCAGCATGATGTATGCGGTTATTACTGGCTGATGCCACAGCTAAGAGAATTTCAGGGAAGAGTGATGGTGTTATATATGAACAATCTGCCTTTTATTAATGAAAAGGGACAGATCTTTTACCCATCCTGGTTAAGTGAAATACAGCCTTCAGAATTCTTAAAAGCCAAAAAGCTGGCAAGACCTATCACTTTGAGTGAATACGAGGTTGACCCCGACGAGTGGAATAAATTGACCCAGGAAAATGCTTTGGTGCGGATACTGGAAGGGGGTAAAAAAATAGTAAGCAGGGAAGATGGTTTTTACGATGCCGAGATATTGAAAAATATTACGGGGGAATGGCAGAAAGTGTCGCGCGTGTTGCAAAACACGTTGAACCGGATGAAGATCAAAACAGGGGATGTGTTTTTAATGTGGCGCATCAGAATGCTGATAGAGGCAGGTAGAATTGTAACAGAAGGCGACATCAACAAAGACTGGAAATCATTTGATGTTAAGTTACCCGGACCTGGCAGGCAAATGGAATTATTACCTGAATTAAATGAAAATGGACAGTAA
- a CDS encoding type II toxin-antitoxin system VapC family toxin, protein MKIFVDANILVAVVNKQYPVFTYASRVLSWATANKHQLVTSAVALAITYYFAEKKHGATSAKARMVLLMQYVLIADCGNDEVVLAACDKKVKDFEDGLQYYSALNAGCSCIVTENTADFYFSSVDVLSAQNFLLKYYRK, encoded by the coding sequence GTGAAGATCTTCGTAGATGCCAATATTTTAGTTGCAGTAGTTAATAAGCAATATCCTGTATTTACCTACGCTTCCCGGGTATTAAGCTGGGCCACAGCCAACAAACACCAGTTGGTTACAAGTGCCGTTGCTTTAGCGATTACCTATTATTTTGCTGAGAAAAAACACGGGGCCACTTCGGCTAAGGCACGAATGGTATTGCTGATGCAATACGTTTTAATAGCCGATTGTGGTAATGATGAGGTAGTTTTAGCTGCCTGCGATAAAAAGGTAAAGGACTTTGAAGATGGGTTACAATATTATTCGGCGCTTAATGCAGGTTGCTCCTGTATTGTGACAGAAAATACTGCTGATTTTTATTTTTCTTCTGTAGACGTATTAAGCGCGCAAAATTTCCTGTTAAAATATTACCGGAAATAG
- a CDS encoding four helix bundle protein, producing MKENNLIADKSFSFGLCSQVLNSGTSIGANVEEAIGQSSRKDFGHKLEKSYREARYWLRLLRES from the coding sequence ATGAAAGAAAATAATCTTATAGCAGATAAAAGTTTTTCATTTGGATTATGTTCTCAGGTATTAAATAGTGGAACTTCTATAGGTGCAAACGTGGAGGAGGCAATAGGGCAATCTTCGAGAAAAGATTTTGGACATAAATTAGAAAAATCATACAGGGAGGCGCGATATTGGTTGCGACTATTAAGGGAATCTTAA
- a CDS encoding 3-hydroxyacyl-CoA dehydrogenase/enoyl-CoA hydratase family protein — MKRIIKKVAVLGSGVMGSRIACHFAGAGIPVLLLDIAAEGRDRNKIVNDALTAAAKSNPSPLYTPDIVKRITTGNFDDHLKDINGCDWVIEVVVERLDIKRQLFDKVEQFRKPGSLITSNTSGIPIHLMAEGRSEDFKKHFCGTHFFNPPRYLRLLEIIPTKETGKEVVDFLMEYGDLILGKTTVLCKDTPAFIANRIGVYSIMSIFRLVDQLDLTIDEVEALTGPLIGRPKSATFRTADVVGIDTLVKVANGVYDNCPDDEARQIFKIPEWLNKITANNWLGDKTGQGFFKKVKTDKGSEILTLDLKSFEYKPRVKPQFASVEAAKPVEDLASRIGLLIAGKDKAADFLRQFHYSLFSYISHRIPEISDELYRVDDAMKAGFGWEIGAFETWDLLGVAKTTEAIKAAGHSVAPWIEEMIAAGHPSFYKIEKGKTLFYDIISKTYLPVPGGGAFIILKNYSDQLVWKNSSCKLYNIGDDVLALQWNTKMGTIGGDVLSGIQTAIEKAEKDFKGLVIANDGANFSAGANIGMIFMLAVEQEYDELDFAIRAFQNAMMRVRYSSIPVVVAPHGLALGGGCELSLHSDKICAAAETYTGLVELGVGVIPGGGGSKEFALRAADEMHAGEPENITLQNRFLTIATAKVATSAYEAFNLGIYRKGLDEVVMNQDRRVAEAKRSVIDLYDGGYTMPVQRTDIKVLGRSALGALLAGIHAMEQGQYATEHDAKVARKLAYVMCGGDLSEPTLVSEQYLLNLEREAFLSLCGERKTLERLQSVIKTGKPIRN; from the coding sequence ATGAAACGTATCATCAAAAAAGTGGCGGTATTAGGTAGCGGTGTAATGGGCTCACGCATAGCCTGTCATTTTGCCGGAGCCGGCATACCGGTATTATTACTGGATATTGCAGCAGAAGGCAGGGACCGGAATAAGATTGTAAATGATGCGCTGACAGCCGCTGCAAAGAGCAATCCCTCCCCGCTTTACACGCCAGATATCGTAAAAAGAATCACTACCGGAAATTTTGATGACCATTTAAAAGATATCAATGGTTGTGACTGGGTAATTGAAGTAGTGGTGGAAAGGCTGGATATCAAGCGACAGCTTTTTGATAAAGTAGAGCAGTTTCGTAAGCCGGGCAGCTTGATTACCAGCAACACATCTGGAATTCCGATACACCTGATGGCGGAGGGCAGAAGCGAAGATTTTAAAAAACACTTCTGCGGCACTCATTTTTTCAACCCGCCCCGTTACTTACGCCTGCTGGAAATTATTCCAACCAAAGAAACCGGCAAAGAGGTGGTTGATTTTTTGATGGAATACGGCGACCTGATACTAGGTAAAACAACGGTGCTTTGTAAAGACACGCCGGCTTTTATTGCCAACCGTATTGGTGTATATAGCATCATGTCTATTTTCAGGCTGGTTGATCAGCTGGATCTCACCATTGACGAAGTGGAAGCCCTGACGGGACCGCTGATTGGCCGCCCCAAATCGGCCACATTCAGAACCGCTGATGTAGTAGGTATTGACACATTAGTAAAAGTGGCCAACGGCGTTTATGATAATTGCCCCGATGATGAGGCCAGGCAGATCTTCAAAATTCCTGAATGGTTAAATAAAATAACAGCTAACAACTGGCTGGGAGATAAAACAGGCCAGGGCTTCTTTAAGAAAGTAAAAACGGATAAAGGCTCTGAGATTCTGACGCTGGATTTAAAAAGCTTTGAATATAAGCCAAGAGTAAAGCCCCAATTTGCCTCAGTGGAAGCAGCTAAACCTGTTGAGGATTTGGCCAGCCGTATCGGGCTGTTGATTGCCGGTAAAGATAAGGCTGCAGATTTTTTAAGACAGTTCCATTATAGCTTGTTTTCCTATATCAGCCATCGTATTCCTGAAATAAGCGATGAACTCTATCGTGTAGATGATGCCATGAAAGCAGGCTTTGGCTGGGAAATAGGCGCTTTTGAAACCTGGGATTTACTAGGCGTAGCTAAAACTACCGAAGCCATAAAAGCAGCGGGCCATAGTGTGGCACCATGGATAGAAGAAATGATTGCTGCAGGTCATCCCTCCTTTTATAAGATAGAGAAGGGTAAAACACTGTTTTATGATATAATATCCAAAACCTATTTACCCGTTCCGGGAGGCGGGGCTTTTATTATTCTCAAAAATTATAGCGACCAACTGGTTTGGAAAAACAGCAGTTGTAAGCTATACAATATAGGTGATGATGTATTGGCGCTGCAATGGAATACCAAAATGGGAACCATTGGTGGCGATGTATTAAGCGGCATACAAACGGCTATAGAAAAGGCTGAGAAAGATTTTAAAGGGTTGGTGATAGCCAACGATGGCGCTAATTTTTCGGCAGGCGCCAATATAGGAATGATCTTTATGCTGGCTGTAGAGCAGGAGTATGACGAGCTCGACTTTGCCATACGTGCTTTTCAAAATGCCATGATGCGCGTGCGCTATTCGAGCATACCGGTAGTGGTGGCGCCCCATGGCCTGGCATTGGGAGGCGGTTGCGAATTAAGTTTGCACAGCGATAAGATATGCGCAGCTGCGGAAACCTATACCGGTTTGGTTGAATTAGGCGTAGGAGTAATCCCCGGCGGTGGCGGATCAAAAGAATTTGCATTGCGTGCTGCTGATGAAATGCATGCAGGCGAACCGGAAAACATTACCTTACAAAACAGGTTTTTAACCATTGCAACGGCTAAAGTGGCTACATCAGCCTACGAAGCATTCAACCTGGGCATATACAGGAAAGGACTGGATGAAGTGGTGATGAACCAGGACAGGCGTGTTGCCGAAGCAAAGCGTAGCGTTATCGACTTATATGATGGCGGCTATACCATGCCTGTACAGCGTACCGACATTAAGGTTTTAGGTCGTAGTGCGCTGGGGGCATTGCTTGCCGGAATACATGCGATGGAGCAAGGCCAATATGCAACGGAGCATGACGCTAAAGTAGCCCGCAAGCTGGCTTATGTCATGTGCGGCGGCGACCTGAGCGAGCCTACCCTGGTAAGCGAGCAATATTTATTGAACCTCGAGCGGGAAGCCTTCCTATCGCTGTGCGGCGAAAGAAAAACATTAGAACGTTTGCAGAGCGTCATTAAAACGGGAAAGCCAATAAGAAACTGA